The following nucleotide sequence is from Cicer arietinum cultivar CDC Frontier isolate Library 1 chromosome 2, Cicar.CDCFrontier_v2.0, whole genome shotgun sequence.
NNNNNNNNNNNNNNNCAAAAAAAAACTAAGTCGAAAGACTATATGAGTGGACATAAAGAGGGAAAAAGCACTGATCCTGGTCCATCATATATTGGATAAGGAAAAAAcgtaatttataaaataaaaaacataaacaaaaagaaaaatgcagTGTTTTTTTGGTGAAAGTAAAATGCAGTTGTTTTACTAAATGGATTTCGTCCAATTGTAACCCACCTTTGAgatacaataattattaaaagtgaCTAGATTTAAATACTAGACTGGTTTGTTTTTATTGAGTCATGATTGGAGGATGTAAGTGCATAACTCTAAATCACTTGATTTGATTAACAACAAGTTTCAACTCATAACTACCTAAAAAACCAAAACCAACATTCAGGTTTCaactcataataaaaaaaaaaggcctTGTTTGTCTTGGCATGTTAAAGTTGAAAAAAGGAACAAACTAACATGACACAATCTAAATAAATCTATCATCATCCCATTTTCCATGTCAGAGCAAAGTTTTTACCAACAGGGATGTTCAAGCCTTTCAATGCTACCATCACAGTTTTATTTTCTCCATTTTGACCATCCAAGTTCTCATGTTCAGTTGTAGTAACTTTCACATCTGACACACCAATTAGTGGCTTTCCATCTAACTCAATTGCACCAATTGCTCCTTTACCATCCAATCCCAACACAGAAATTGAATCAATTATCAAACCTTTGTCTAATGCATACTTACCCTCTTGAACTTCTGACCAAACTTTAACACCTCCTTGTTCAATACTAGCATGGAGATCAACATAAGTTGAATATCCATTTCCAAGCTTGATTTCCGGCAATTCATCCTCATCAATGAAAAGTGTCCCTTTAGCATCTCCTTCTGTTGCGCCAGCCGGGAACGTTACAACGAGTGTGAAAGGCGTCGTTCTAGCATCCTTAGAGATCAATCCACCTTGCTGCATTGGAAGAATTGTGTTCTGATATAAATGAACATTCACCACATGAAGAGGAGCGTCAAGCGTAACGTAGATACCATCTTTCGATGTGATGGTTTGCGTCCAATCGAGTAAGCTGTACCAGCTACCGGGTGGAAACAATGCTTTCACTTGTGTTTTTCCTTGCTCGAGCACCGGAGATATCATGAGACTGTTTCCTAGGAGAAACTGTGTGCTGAGATCGTAGCATTGGGCGTAATTCGGGAAAGTGAAGAAAAGTGGTCTTGCTATTGGTGCTCCACTAACATGAGCTTCATAGTTTAAGGTGTAAAGATATGGAAGTATCTTATACCTTATACCTAAAGCATTTCTTGCTGATTGAGCTACTGAATCCCATTGATAAAGTTCTTGTCTAGGGGAATAGTAGTTGGCATGATCTCTTGAGAAAGGGTAGAAAGCTCCAACTTCAATCCATCTATTGCATAGTTCTTCAGTTGGTTGTGGATAGAATCCACATATGTCAGAACCAACCATCGGCACACCAAATataccaaaattcagcattgtGGATATTGAATACTTCAAATTCTCCCATGTTCCTTGATTGTCACCAGTCCAATGTGCAGCGTATTTACCCGAACCGACATAAGTGGATCGCGACAAAATGAAAGGCCTTTTACCTTCGATACCGAGAAGACCCTTGTGAGTTGCAACTGATTGAGAGAAACCATAGATACTATGAGCATCATACTCCAAGATGCCTTTATAGTGAACTGCACTAGTGGCTATTGTTTTGTATCCAATCGGAGCTTGTATTCCAGAGGCGTTAATTTTGTAAGGAGGATCATCCCATCTTGTTTTGGTAATATTCTTGCAATCCAAGCAACATATCCATCCAGGTCCTGTTCCAGTCGGACACTGCTTTCCCTTGGGAATTTCGCATTTACCGGAACAGAAATTCGAAGCTTCGTTCATGTCAATCCATAGGCCATCAACAGGTACAAGTTCGTGGAAGCGACGGATCTCGTCAGCCCACCAAGATACCGTGTTTGGATTGAGAAAATCGGGAAAGTTAACCGCCCCAGGCCAAACCTGAGCCAAGAAAGGTTCACCTTCGTACTTAATGAAAACATCGTTGGCTAAACCCCTTTGATATACACCGTAACTAGAGTTAACAGCGATTCCAGGGTCAATAATGACAATGTATTTCATGCCAATGCTGTGTATCTTGTTCAAGAAGTTTAGAAGCTTCGGACGAGGGTAGTTGTTTGGATTGAGTGTGAAGTCTTTGTGTCCGTCCATGTGATCGTCGTCGTTCCAAATCACATCGAGTGGGATTTGAGCCTTTTTGTAATTCTCCACAACATCTTCTACCACTGATAGATTGTGATATCCCCATCTGCATTGATGGAATCCTGTAATACCAAATTAGTGAGAATATCAGTTAATTAAAACACAATAATGAAAACTTTAGTACCATTTTCAACTAGAGCTAGGTGCATAAGAATCAAAGGATATAAAtctttatcaattaattaacaattGAAGTAAAAACATGTAATGAAGTAAGTTACAGAAAAATAACATCTGCTGTGAAAAGATTTAGTTTTTAAGAACAAGCTCTAGAGTGAAGTTACAACACAAAATCATTTATGATTTTTGTCCAATCCATTAAGCTTTGtatgttcttcttttcttgTGTGTGTGCCACCTTTCTCTCTGTTAAATTATGTAAATTGTATactgataaaaatattatttgaaaaataaacacTTTGTGCCAGTAGTTATAAACAcaatattttattcttattttgtttgttatttttgaattacAAATTTGTTATTTGTCCATGAGATGTAAGCTGAGTGTTAACAGTTTGATCTAACCTTATAACCTCTTGGGACGAAATTCAAATCCTTTTAAGACATTTGTAAAATTGTCgcactttaattaataaatttttgcttccccaatttttttttaaaaacattacaTAAACTTTCTTCATCAGTATTATCAATAGACTTTTTTCCAGAAATATtttgatcaatattttttttcttcaaacttTAACTGTGTATATACAGGGGTATACATCTAGTTGCATTCAAAACTCATCAGGGAACTTTTACCCTTAATACAatggaaacaatttttttatcagTTAATTCCACCAACAAAGGAAACTTATCTTTAAAAGACATTAAAAATCTTCCACATGGTTGGTGCTATTACGACACAATTTGACACAAATATGAGTATAAACACTCCCTAGGGCCTAGGTAGAAAAACAGACAAAATAATGAACAACGTGtaggtaataataataatccttGACAACGACCCACATATTGCTTTATAGATGCATATCAAAAAGGtcaaattttttatccaaaagttTAGCAAAAAGggtgaattatttttattatatggtAAAGTTAAGCTTAACATTTTTATGTgagttgtcaaaaaataaaataaatctttattGTGTGATATTGTTTCATGTGGGCCTAAAAGGTATTAAATTACTCAACAACAAAAGTTGGACCTAGAAAAGATTTTGCTAAATATAACTTTAGAAAAGAATCAGAGCATCACCATCATACATTAATATACAGATACCCAAAAAATACTAGTTGGATAACAATGACTCTCATTGGATTCTCATGTGCATTTTGCATACAAGGAAAATGGACTCATAATCAATTATCAAGAAAGTCACTGAATTACACAATCATAGATCTGAAAActttttcagttttaaaataaCACTACatgtttttagtatttttatattttcaaatatctctaccaaacaaaatttttatatttttatattgccAACTCTGTTAATACTACCTCTCTTAAACATAAGCTACTtcagaaaagaaaaatgtcCCTAAACATAAATCtcatttcaaattattacatatatttaatataatttttaaatatactaatactaataattaatattattaagtatcTTAAAAATGAGAAGTCGCAGTTAAATGCACCAATAAACGAAAGAGTACTTTAGAAAGATTTATACATCAAATAGATCCATTTAATACATTATCTACTCTTTTAATATAcatgaaaaatgcaaaatatacTTCCTTCCATTGAAGAAAGGCAACAATGTTCTTTTTATCAGTTAACCATTCGCATCTGGTAAGCCCCCAATTTtcagaaatttaatttaattttctttcaacTTAACAATTAACAAAAGGCAATGTTACCGAAATCATAATCACCAACATGTTGCATCCCAAATAGAATAttcaatacataaaaaaaaaatatagtaaagtAAGAAGTGAATCATACCAAAAGCCCAGTAAGGCATAGCAGCTGGTCTTCCAATCAAAGAAGTATACTGATCAACAACATTCAAAGGGGTAGGTCCAGAAAAGAAGTAAAAATCAAACACACCACCAATAACCTTATAAGTAAGAGAAGTTCCTTTATAAAAAACATCCATTCCATTGCtattcaacaacaaaacagCATGTGCAGAAGCTTTACCATCATTATTTCTTAGATCCATATACATAGGGTGTGATCCATACAAATCAGCATTAAGATTAATAGCTGATATATCAGTTGTATACAAAGTGTAAGGGTCACTTGGATATAATTTAATCCCATGTGGTTGTGTGTTTTCTCCCAAACCATATAAAGATGCATCTTTTGGTAATTTTGTTGAAATCTCAAGGTATTGGTCTTTGAAAACAAGTGAACTAAAAGGGTCTGAAGAACTTGAGGTAGAGTTGAAAAGGGTTTCAccatttgattttcttttcacTGAAAAACTAAATGGGTCGGAAATGTAGCTGAATAGAAGCTCAGAACCTGAATACTCTGAAACTTCAATAGGGGCTTTTTTGAACTTTCCTATGGTTTGTGTTAATGCTGGTGGTTGTTCCCTTGGTATTAGGTTGTATGGAACTTCCCATCTTTGCTTGTTTGCATCTGTAATGTGTACCCTTAAACGGTTCTCTGTTTCATGCCTGCAAAAAAACAAGCACAGTGAACAagatttaagaattttttatttaaaaaaacaaaaaacataaaaatataacttttttatcaTTGAAAATAGAACCACATTACAtctaaaaaaatagaacaaaagtTTAGAGCTTCCACTAAATGTGTTAAAGGACTTACTTGGCATAGAACCTTAGAAGGGGAATATCAGGACCATAGATTTTGGTTTTCTGCTTAACTTGAAGGAAACCAACAAGGGCACCATCAGGGGTCTCTGCAATGGAGATAAGGCTATAGCCTTGACCAATTTTAGTGGCATTTGAGGAAGAACTCACCTCAGATGCATAAAGAAAAAGAGTAAGAAGAAGAAATGACAGACATAGAGAAACTAAACTGTGAGGATTAACCATAGCTCACTAAAAATGTGGTTGTAGTGAAAGGAGTGTGAGCAAGGTAATGGTGTCAGGGTAGCTTTGGAGTATAAATAAGCAACTAGATCTAAGCAAATGACTCTCTTACCACCACGTCCATGTGTATCTGTTAGTtatgttaattaatttcatttttttttaattgtagtttttagTCTtcttattttaactgaatcacgcaagtaataattctattttatttttccgTAGTTTTAGTTTCCCAAACaaaaattttggtctaaaacttgaagaaatgtcatttttttttctttatttaagcCACAttatgcctcaagatctcgtgacgcaacaattgtacatgaaatctatgattataaatagtATTGtgtaacttaaaaaaatgatatttcatcaaaattttaaccaaaattcTATTTAGGGACCAAGACtgagaagaaataaaatgagagaaCTACTTTCGTAATTTAGCTAAAATAAGATGACtgaaactgcaattaagtcttttttattttaccaaATGTTGATGCCttttctttattaaattaaatgttaatcctatgagaGGAAGATGTGAAGATTGTCTAAGAAACTTTTAAGTTAATCAACATTAGTCATTATTCATGACCCTTGTCTCCCGTGTTTAGTCAGAGATTAGAATTAGATGCGCAAATCTTGGATATTAAATTTGTGTTTTACTCTATTGCACGGAACTGCATTTCTCAATGCACTATACAAtggctttattttatttttgtaaatagattttttgtcttttatataaataaataaaaaacttttttgattaatataacttttttttcacAAGATggttatatatatttcttctttgtttttgTTGGTTTGTAGATTATAGTATATTTCGAATGCAACACAACTTAATCATTCCCGATGattcaattaaatttgattacGTTAGTCTCAAAAGCTATCGATTAGTTGATTTAATAGAAATGtagacaaacaaaaaaaaatagcaccaatatattaaaaactttttatcatttaaaaaatgcaaaaataacttaaataaatcATGAAAAACTTTTGTATCTatctttcttaattttaaatgcatttctctatttttaacagaatttaacttaaatttatttaaaattaaatcaaactagTCTATCCGGTTAACTTTTTAGAAAAAagctaaataaaaaacatatactaataaaatacatattcaaAGCACAACATGTTAAGAATACCCCCAAATCTCTATAGCTTAAGTGCTAGAACACTACAATTGagtttattataatattcaaTGATACTAATCAAAGAAAATAAGAGGataaactacaaaataaatCTAATACATTCTAATAGATATTGCTAccaaatattaaattcataataaaaaaatttaccatttgCTTTGATCTACTACCAAGAAACAATCTTTACACGATCTAGTAACGCAATAGAAGCAACGTTACTTGATTCCATATGATGTGTACACACGTCAATCAAATGATTTGAAGTTTTTGATGCATTGacttatcatcaaaatataaaCCTTCAAGTTGTATAATGTAAATAGATGTTTTCTTCTCAATAGCACTTTTAAGCCCTAGCCAAGCCAAAACATCTCCCCAAACCCGACCAAAATAGGACATTCAAAGAATAAgtgttgaatcaatttcattgTATCACATCCACCAATACACAATTGAGTATTGGTCAAGCATTCCACGAGAAGTCAAATTATCTTTCGTTGCTATTGTATTATTCAAAAGTTTCCACGAAAAAAGAGAGACTTTAAGTGGAGCcactttatttcaaataaagtCACACAATAGTTCACTTGTCACACTCAAAGCATCCCTATTATATGATAAGCTGGCCTCATATAGTAAGTATCGTCAAAGTTATGTTTCCATGTCCACCTATCTAATACATTTTTCATGCAAAACAACTATTTCCAACAAAACAATGCATTCTGGAACAAGATTCTCCtttcaaacaaataaatttgtCCCTATCAACACCCTACCAAAGCTTGCTCATCTCTGCTATTGAAatcaatttattattcattaaacTAAATAGTCTATTAAAATGCTCACACAAAGATCCACCCTCTAACCAATGATCCCTCCAAAAAGAAGTAAGACTTATTTCATCCACCTTTCTCGATAAACCATTATTAAACCAACCCGACTTCCTTACACTCATTCTCTcacaaaatttatttgacaCACGAAGGACATTCGTCCAATCACACTCTTATTTTAGAGACAAAACTTTAAACCACAAACCCTGTTGATCTATTTTCAGGCACCAACTCCATTTTTCTAATAAAGCAAAGTTAAAATTCCTCAATCTACGCACACCTAAACCTAGTGAATGTTATGGGTTTCCTCACTAACTCCTCTCCCCCCACAAAAAAGATTTaagaattgattcaatgtaaCAAATTGTACCTAGCAGAGCTTTGAAGAAAGAAATAAAGTAGACTAGTAAAGCATCTAAAACAGTTTGAGAAGGACAAAGCGACCATCCATTGATAAGTTACGACTCTTCTATACcgaaaatatttgtataatcTTCTCTATCAATGGTAACCAAAATGAAAACCTATGAGAATTACCACCAATGAGCAAACCCAAGTATTTCAAAGGAGTTTGACCGACTTTGCAATTAAGGACAAAAACAACTTCCTTTAGCCACGATGGATTCACATTCACCCCAACCAACAAGCTTTTGTGAATATTTATCGTTAATCctaaaacaaactcaaatagTAACAAAGTAGCTTTTACAGATCTAGCATTGGCCCAACTTTTCTCACCCAATACTAAGTATCATCAGCAAATTACAAGTGAGAAAACTTGAAATCCTCGTTACCACCAGCCTAGTAACCCCTAAACAAACCTACTTTAATTAAGGCAGACTGACATCAGTGAGACATATAATTATACCACACATTCATAAAACTGAAGCAGAGAGAACATATGAGAGAATTTCAGCTTAGCACTATATTTTCATTCGTTGAATTTATTCAAATTGGGATGGATGCATAGCCTTTTATAGGCTTGTATTCTTACACATTAAGCAAAATTAATTCTTATCTATGAAGCAAAATAAGAAAATGGTGATACAATAAAGTCATACGGTGCCTCATTATTCTCCTTTGGCTCAATAGCATATTTTCTTAATGTTGAAGAATAACAAAAGTCAAGCTTCTATAATCTTCTAggtattacttgatttaattttcgaACATTGCCTCCCATAAATCAAGCTTTCAACTTTATCATCCCAAGAATattcttcaatttataaataattcaatctTCAACGACTTCGTAAAAATATTTGCAACTTTCTCTTCAGTGGGACAGTACTCGATCTCCACTTCTTTCTCAACAACTAATTCTCGTATCTTGTAAAACTGAATATCAATATGCTTGGACCATCCACGAAAAATGAGATTCTTGGATAGTGCAATAGTCAACTTGTTATCGCAATATATCCATGTAGGACTATTTTTCTCTCGGTGCATCACTTCTATAGCTCTTCTTAGCCATATTGCTTGAGTAGCACAACATGTTGGTGTTATATACTATGCTTTTGTTGTAGAAACTGCGACAACTAGTTGTTTCTTTGAAGACCATGATATTGTACCAATACCCAAATGAAATGCATACCCTAGTGTGCATTTTCTTGTTTCTATATCTCCAGTTCAATCACTATTGGTGTATCCAACAAGCTtcacatcattattattaacataaaaaatttcttcGGTGAAAGTACCTTTGATATATCGAGAATACTTTTAACTCCTTGCATATGGCTATCACGTGGCTCTTCGTTGTATTTGTTAAGCAATCCAACTCCATATACTATATCTAGTCTAGTTGCAGTTAGGTATCTTAAGCTTCCAATCAAACTTTTATATAGGGTTGATTCTACCCTTTTACTGTTGCTTTCTCTTGTTAATTTCGACTTTTCTTCAACTAGTGTGAAAACTGGTTTTGAATTATCCATCTTGAAGTTTTTTCAATATATCACTTGCGTACTTCTTCTAAGAAATTAAAATGCCATAAGTAGTTTGAATTACCTCGATGCCAACGAAATAGACATTAGGCCTAAATCTGTCATTTCAAAATGGTTAATCAAGCCTCCTAAAACTCTGCAATCGTCTTTGAATTATTGCTAGTGAAAATcaaatcatcaacatataggcaCACAATAAGAACATCTCCTGGTGAAATCTTCTTGTACCACACTCTTATTGTCTCCTACAAGCCATATAATGGTTTCTTCAATCTATAGACTTTATCTTCTTTTCCTCTAACTGTGTATCTTGAAAGTTGCTCAACATATGTTGGAAAATCAAGATATAGActttaaaattgttataaaatcAATCTCAAGACCAGAAAATCTCTTTAGCCAAGGATCATGTAAGCACAAAATTTCACTAGAAGGATTCATGTGTTTACATCTTGAAGTACCGATGAGAGAAATCACAAACACATAACATCTTTCTTGGAGCATGTTTTAACTTTGATCACCAACGCGAAAATTATCAACGTATCTACATAGTTCACGCGAGCATAAAACGAAATGTGGTGCAATCTATTATATGAGGGTAATGgcaatcataattattttggGAGTGTACTCttcttctatttatagagaatgAACAACTAAAACCCTAAGACTCCTATTTTGGACCCAAACAAAAATAAGTTctaaatgattaaatttaataaagcacttttaattaaatgcaaactattaattaaattaattgtcaatcctcatttatttcattaaaatcatattcaattaaataaattataaatatgttaatgtatttaatatattagatacgattaacatcaaaattaaatcaaatattatttaatttaagcaTTCGTTCAATTGTCAGTACTCTCTACGTGTGACCCTTATAGATTTTCAATgcaatgataataatataaaatattaaatatagtttatataatgtaaaatattataaacaattattGGTCTCTAGCAGTGCATCATTACTATCCAAATCACGAGAAAATCGGTGATACAATGTAAATCTTACCACAACTACTATTAATTGTTTATAATCATCCATTCGTCCAAATGTTAATTGAATGCAAGTCACAATATGTGTCATCCTTGCAATGTTCAGTTCTTTGCTACACAATCCCAAAGTAGACGTGTAAAGCTAGTAGAGCGAAATCACATATTGGTCCATTCTAGCATGGCCATGCATTTCTACGGTCTCACTCTATTGAGTGGCCCAAGACATAACTTCTGTTATGTAGGTGGAAAGAATCCTATCTACATCACTCACACTTCTCCACATGATTTATTTCATGCCCAATAACCCTATTCATGATTGTCCTGTTAAATACAATATTTGGTGGCCTTAAAGCCTACAACTTCCTACGTAGGGATCGTAGTGAATGCAAGTCGAAGGACTACTCACTACGGTAGCATGAAAGTTATTAATGAAACTTACAAAACAATTATATAGCATTCTCATGGGGggtcaatataatataaatattactccTAATATTTATACACATGTGAATGTTGAGGAAAACTCCTAAATCAAGTATTTTGAGGATAAACAAATAGTTAATTAATCATTAATCATGATTACAATTATGTTTCCATTTAACTTGTCTTTTTGagtgatttattcaaagataTGTGATCAATAATATTCATACAAAAATCAATGATTTCACCTTGAAAGAAATCAAGAACATCATGTCTTACTTAAACTAGAGATTGCTCAGAAGAACATTCTAGTTTTATGaaagaacattctggttattatcttttaaagacataattaaGACAAATCATTCTCCATAGTCCAAACTTCAagttaaagagtatcaagactggTCAAATTAATAATCAAGCCCAGATCGATGAGCAGATTGATGAACTGTGAGAAAGGACAACAAGAAAGTGGGTACACTATTGCTGCATATTTTTGCAGAAAGCCAAACAGGCTTTCGAGTTAATAGACTAAGATTTCATAGCCATTCAATCACTTATCCACGTTTTTCATAAAACACATATCAAAAAATGTTCTggctttataaaaaaaaacattttggaCCAAATAACACATGTGTCTAATAGAGTTAAATATGAATGAACAACTTGCAGAAGTTCAGTAACGACTATATTGAGCCTTTTTAATCATCTCCTTATCTAGAAAAGGAACATCAAGAAGAAGACAACAAcaattgtttttaaaacaatCATTCTATATTTAAACAATCATACTCAAGAAATAAAGCTCTTTTCTTAAGCAAGACTCCAACTCTCTTATTATATTTAAGGATCACTTTATTGAGTTATTGCCAATAataaatctcaaacaagtgttgagtagatTTTGATCTTAAACTATTTTATCATAGACATCATTTTTTTAGCCAATTCTGTCCCTTAAGATAGTTGGAGTATGttgtaaaaaaatcattttagttattaaaaggtgaattgtaaaaatcctttatgGTCTGAAAGGTAACTGTAGAAatcctttcaaggttgaaagcTGAAATTGATCAAGAAAGATAGTGTAAAaagcaagaacattctggtGCTAAGCACATTGTgtcatattcttattttatccttatttatttttcactacTTATCAAATATCACCTTGAAATAATAAGCTTTATTTGTCTTTAACTTACCTTGAACATTCTGGACCTTCTATTtgaaaccaagattgatcttgagttaatttgaattaagtttgggaattaagatttaaaaaaaaaaatcacaattcaaacccttttccttgtgattgatattgctacttcaattgacATCAAGGCTCTGCCTCTAAGGATAAGCACTTAACAAGTGTTAGACGAAAATATTCAAGAATAAAAAAGCAATGTCAAAAGCCAGTatattgttgaaggaggataaTAAAATGACCACATTATTTCGATGGTATAGGTTATTACTAGAAAGGATAAATACAACTATTCCTCAAATTATAGGATACAAGAATGTGGCGTATCATAATAGATGGAAACTTTATACCAAGAGTAGATCAAAG
It contains:
- the LOC101494739 gene encoding alpha-xylosidase 1-like produces the protein MVNPHSLVSLCLSFLLLTLFLYASEVSSSSNATKIGQGYSLISIAETPDGALVGFLQVKQKTKIYGPDIPLLRFYAKHETENRLRVHITDANKQRWEVPYNLIPREQPPALTQTIGKFKKAPIEVSEYSGSELLFSYISDPFSFSVKRKSNGETLFNSTSSSSDPFSSLVFKDQYLEISTKLPKDASLYGLGENTQPHGIKLYPSDPYTLYTTDISAINLNADLYGSHPMYMDLRNNDGKASAHAVLLLNSNGMDVFYKGTSLTYKVIGGVFDFYFFSGPTPLNVVDQYTSLIGRPAAMPYWAFGFHQCRWGYHNLSVVEDVVENYKKAQIPLDVIWNDDDHMDGHKDFTLNPNNYPRPKLLNFLNKIHSIGMKYIVIIDPGIAVNSSYGVYQRGLANDVFIKYEGEPFLAQVWPGAVNFPDFLNPNTVSWWADEIRRFHELVPVDGLWIDMNEASNFCSGKCEIPKGKQCPTGTGPGWICCLDCKNITKTRWDDPPYKINASGIQAPIGYKTIATSAVHYKGILEYDAHSIYGFSQSVATHKGLLGIEGKRPFILSRSTYVGSGKYAAHWTGDNQGTWENLKYSISTMLNFGIFGVPMVGSDICGFYPQPTEELCNRWIEVGAFYPFSRDHANYYSPRQELYQWDSVAQSARNALGIRYKILPYLYTLNYEAHVSGAPIARPLFFTFPNYAQCYDLSTQFLLGNSLMISPVLEQGKTQVKALFPPGSWYSLLDWTQTITSKDGIYVTLDAPLHVVNVHLYQNTILPMQQGGLISKDARTTPFTLVVTFPAGATEGDAKGTLFIDEDELPEIKLGNGYSTYVDLHASIEQGGVKVWSEVQEGKYALDKGLIIDSISVLGLDGKGAIGAIELDGKPLIGVSDVKVTTTEHENLDGQNGENKTVMVALKGLNIPVGKNFALTWKMG